Proteins from a single region of Streptomyces spinoverrucosus:
- a CDS encoding ABC transporter permease, translating into MGRYVARRLLQMIPVFIGSTLIIFCMMYALPGDPVRAMMGDQAYDPTVVAGIKKELGLDQPLLQQYLNYMMGLFQGDFGTQIASQRPIADIILDAFPVTIRLTLFAFTFVTLVGIGLGVVAGLRPDTLRDRGLLTLTLVLVSMPSFVLGFLLQYLLAFQWSVTTPTVTDSTNLSQLALPAIVLASLSLAYVARLTRTSIAENLRSDYIRTAVAKGLPRRRIVGVHLMRNSLIPVVTFLGIEIGSLMTGAIVTEGIFNVRGIGIEVYEALSRREGATVVGIASLMVLIYLAASLIVDLLYAVLDPRIRYA; encoded by the coding sequence ATGGGGCGCTATGTCGCACGGCGACTGCTCCAGATGATCCCGGTGTTCATCGGGTCAACCTTGATCATCTTCTGTATGATGTACGCCCTGCCCGGCGATCCCGTCCGGGCGATGATGGGGGATCAGGCGTACGACCCGACGGTGGTAGCGGGCATCAAGAAGGAGCTCGGCCTCGATCAGCCGCTCCTGCAGCAGTACCTGAACTACATGATGGGGCTGTTCCAGGGCGACTTCGGTACTCAGATAGCCAGTCAGCGGCCCATCGCGGACATCATCCTCGACGCGTTCCCGGTGACGATCAGACTGACGCTCTTCGCCTTCACCTTCGTCACGCTCGTGGGTATCGGCCTCGGTGTCGTCGCCGGCCTGCGCCCCGACACGCTGCGGGACCGCGGACTGCTGACGCTGACGCTGGTCCTCGTCTCGATGCCGTCCTTCGTGCTGGGCTTCCTGCTGCAGTACCTGCTCGCGTTCCAGTGGTCGGTCACCACGCCCACCGTGACCGACTCGACGAACCTCTCCCAACTCGCGCTTCCCGCCATCGTGCTGGCGTCGCTGTCGCTCGCCTACGTCGCCCGGTTGACCCGCACGTCGATTGCGGAGAACCTGCGCTCCGACTACATCCGCACCGCCGTGGCCAAGGGGCTGCCGCGCCGCCGTATCGTCGGTGTCCACCTGATGCGCAACTCGCTGATTCCCGTGGTCACCTTCCTCGGTATCGAGATCGGCAGCCTGATGACCGGCGCCATCGTGACCGAGGGCATCTTCAACGTGCGGGGTATCGGCATCGAGGTCTACGAGGCGCTCAGCCGGCGTGAGGGCGCCACGGTCGTGGGAATCGCCTCGCTGATGGTGCTCATCTACCTCGCCGCCAGCTTGATCGTCGACCTGCTTTACGCGGTCCTGGACCCGAGGATCCGGTATGCCTGA
- a CDS encoding peptide ABC transporter substrate-binding protein, whose translation MRGAKSAKWVAGAIVVALAATACGGGGGGEGESKGSGPAGYVSIDVGEPQKPLIPADTNEANGSYVIQSLFTQLLDFDAKGDIVYTNAESVTSDDSKTWTVKLKKGWKFHNGEEVTSKSYIDAWNWYANIKNNQQNSFWFQDIKGYEDVHPEKGEPKAEAMSGLKAVDDHTFTIELKYTMPYFNYKLGYATWAPLPEVFYDDPKAFGQKPIGNGPYTFEKWDHKKLIQVKAWDEYLGPNKAKNKGVQFKNYTTVEAAYKDVVSGNLDMIRQVGPTDLPKYKQDLGDGAIEQPYAAIQSLTPAFYSKTFKDIDPKVLQGLSMAIDRDTITKTVLNNTRTPAKGFTPPGVKGYQNLDTDVFTYNPAKAKQLVQEGGGVPGNKFTIQYNTDGGHKEWVTAVCESIRKATGVDCVGDPKPDFPTDLEARDNDQVKGMYRGGWVADYPVNANFMKELFHTTAEANNGRFSNKEVDELMNKADQAKSLDESVKAFQEVEKKLVEYMPSIPLWYYRINGGHGKNVDNVNVDFHGDLEVWGVTTK comes from the coding sequence ATGCGCGGTGCCAAGAGCGCCAAGTGGGTCGCGGGTGCGATAGTCGTCGCCCTGGCCGCCACTGCCTGCGGCGGCGGCGGTGGTGGTGAGGGTGAGAGCAAGGGTTCCGGACCTGCCGGGTACGTCTCGATCGACGTCGGCGAGCCGCAGAAGCCGCTGATCCCGGCTGACACCAACGAGGCCAACGGCTCGTACGTCATCCAGTCCCTCTTCACCCAGCTGCTGGACTTCGACGCCAAGGGTGACATCGTCTACACGAACGCCGAGTCGGTCACGTCCGACGACTCGAAGACGTGGACGGTCAAGCTCAAGAAGGGCTGGAAGTTCCACAACGGCGAAGAAGTCACCTCCAAGTCGTACATCGACGCCTGGAACTGGTACGCCAACATCAAGAACAACCAGCAGAACTCCTTCTGGTTCCAGGACATCAAGGGTTACGAGGACGTCCACCCGGAGAAGGGTGAGCCGAAGGCCGAGGCCATGTCCGGTCTGAAGGCCGTGGACGACCACACCTTCACCATCGAGCTGAAGTACACGATGCCGTACTTCAACTACAAGCTCGGCTACGCCACGTGGGCCCCGCTGCCCGAGGTCTTCTACGACGACCCGAAGGCCTTCGGTCAGAAGCCGATCGGCAACGGTCCCTACACGTTCGAGAAGTGGGACCACAAGAAGCTCATCCAGGTCAAGGCCTGGGACGAGTACCTGGGCCCGAACAAGGCGAAGAACAAGGGCGTCCAGTTCAAGAACTACACGACGGTCGAGGCCGCCTACAAGGACGTCGTCTCCGGCAACCTGGACATGATCCGCCAGGTCGGCCCGACGGACCTGCCGAAGTACAAGCAGGACCTGGGTGACGGCGCCATCGAGCAGCCGTACGCGGCCATCCAGTCGCTGACCCCGGCGTTCTACTCCAAGACCTTCAAGGACATCGACCCGAAGGTCCTGCAGGGTCTGTCGATGGCGATCGACCGTGACACCATCACCAAGACGGTTCTGAACAACACCCGCACGCCGGCCAAGGGCTTCACCCCGCCGGGCGTCAAGGGCTACCAGAACCTGGACACCGACGTGTTCACGTACAACCCGGCGAAGGCGAAGCAGCTCGTCCAGGAGGGTGGCGGCGTCCCGGGCAACAAGTTCACCATCCAGTACAACACCGACGGTGGGCACAAGGAGTGGGTGACCGCGGTCTGCGAGTCCATCCGCAAGGCCACCGGCGTCGACTGCGTCGGTGACCCCAAGCCGGACTTCCCCACGGACCTGGAGGCCCGTGACAACGACCAGGTGAAGGGCATGTACCGCGGTGGCTGGGTCGCCGACTACCCGGTCAACGCCAACTTCATGAAGGAGCTCTTCCACACCACGGCCGAGGCCAACAACGGTCGATTCTCCAACAAGGAGGTCGACGAGCTGATGAACAAGGCCGACCAGGCCAAGTCCCTCGACGAGTCGGTGAAGGCCTTCCAGGAGGTCGAGAAGAAGCTGGTCGAGTACATGCCGTCCATCCCGCTCTGGTACTACCGCATCAACGGCGGCCACGGTAAGAACGTCGACAACGTCAACGTCGACTTCCACGGTGACCTCGAAGTGTGGGGCGTCACCACCAAGTAA
- the typA gene encoding translational GTPase TypA, whose protein sequence is MAVSATRHDIRNVAIVAHVDHGKTTIVDAMLKQAGAFAAHQLDSVDDRMMDSNDLEREKGITILAKNTAVKYHPKDGGDVITINIIDTPGHADFGGEVERGLSMVDGVVLLVDASEGPLPQTRFVLRKALQQRLPVILCINKTDRPDSRIDEVVNETYDLFLDLDADEEQIEFPIVYACGRDGIASLTKPDNGTVPADSTSLEPFFSAILEHIPAPTYDEAAPLQAHVTNLDADNFLGRIALLRVEQGELRKGQTVAWMKRDGSVSNVRISELMMTEALTRKPAEMAGPGDICAVAGIPDIMIGETLADPENPVALPLITVDEPAISMVIGTNTSPLVGRGGTGKGADAKAAVKDRKVTARQVKDRLDRELIGNVSLRVLDTERPDAWEVQGRGELALAILVETMRREGFELTIGKPQVVTKEVDGKTYEPVERMTIDVPEEHMGAVTQLMGVRKGRMDNMSNHGSGWVRMEFVVPSRGLIGFRTEFLTQTRGTGIGHSIHEGFEPWFGALQTRNNGSLVADRAGAVTAFAMTNLQERGVLFVEPGTEVYEGMIVGENSRSDDMDVNITKEKKLTNMRSSTADVTESIVPPRKLSLEQSLEFCRDDECVEVTPEAVRIRKVNLDARERARAASRAKHG, encoded by the coding sequence ATGGCCGTGTCCGCAACACGTCACGACATCCGCAACGTCGCCATCGTCGCCCACGTCGACCACGGCAAGACGACCATCGTCGACGCCATGCTCAAGCAGGCCGGTGCCTTCGCCGCGCACCAGCTCGACTCCGTCGACGACCGCATGATGGACTCGAACGACCTGGAGCGTGAGAAGGGCATCACGATCCTCGCCAAGAACACGGCGGTGAAGTACCACCCGAAGGACGGGGGGGACGTCATCACCATCAACATCATCGACACCCCCGGCCACGCCGACTTCGGCGGTGAGGTCGAGCGCGGCCTGTCGATGGTCGACGGTGTCGTGCTGCTCGTGGACGCCTCCGAGGGCCCGCTGCCGCAGACCCGCTTCGTGCTGCGCAAGGCCCTGCAGCAGCGCCTGCCGGTCATCCTGTGCATCAACAAGACGGACCGCCCGGACTCCCGGATCGACGAGGTCGTCAACGAGACCTACGACCTCTTCCTCGACCTGGACGCCGACGAGGAGCAGATCGAGTTCCCGATCGTCTACGCCTGCGGCCGTGACGGCATCGCGTCGCTGACCAAGCCGGACAACGGCACGGTCCCGGCCGACTCCACCAGCCTGGAGCCGTTCTTCTCCGCGATCCTGGAGCACATCCCGGCCCCGACCTACGACGAGGCCGCCCCGCTCCAGGCCCACGTCACCAACCTGGACGCCGACAACTTCCTCGGCCGTATCGCGCTGCTCCGCGTCGAGCAGGGCGAGCTGCGCAAGGGCCAGACGGTCGCCTGGATGAAGCGCGACGGGTCCGTCAGCAACGTGCGCATCTCCGAGCTGATGATGACGGAGGCGCTCACCCGCAAGCCGGCGGAGATGGCCGGCCCCGGTGACATCTGCGCCGTCGCCGGTATCCCGGACATCATGATCGGCGAGACCCTGGCCGACCCGGAGAACCCGGTCGCGCTGCCGCTGATCACGGTCGACGAGCCCGCGATCTCCATGGTCATCGGCACCAACACCTCCCCGCTGGTCGGCCGCGGCGGCACCGGCAAGGGCGCCGACGCCAAGGCGGCGGTCAAGGACCGCAAGGTCACCGCCCGCCAGGTCAAGGACCGCCTCGACCGCGAGCTGATCGGTAACGTCAGCCTCCGTGTGCTCGACACCGAGCGGCCGGACGCCTGGGAGGTCCAGGGCCGTGGCGAGCTCGCGCTGGCCATCCTGGTCGAGACGATGCGCCGCGAGGGCTTCGAGCTGACCATCGGCAAGCCGCAGGTCGTCACCAAGGAGGTCGACGGCAAGACGTACGAGCCCGTCGAGCGCATGACGATCGACGTGCCCGAGGAGCACATGGGCGCCGTCACGCAGCTCATGGGCGTCCGCAAGGGCCGCATGGACAACATGTCCAACCACGGCTCCGGCTGGGTCCGCATGGAGTTCGTCGTGCCCTCCCGCGGCCTCATCGGCTTCCGGACCGAGTTCCTCACCCAGACCCGCGGCACCGGCATCGGGCACTCCATCCACGAGGGCTTCGAGCCCTGGTTCGGCGCCCTGCAGACCCGCAACAACGGCTCTCTGGTCGCGGACCGTGCCGGTGCCGTCACCGCCTTCGCGATGACGAACCTCCAGGAGCGCGGCGTGCTCTTCGTGGAGCCGGGCACCGAGGTGTACGAGGGCATGATCGTCGGCGAGAACTCCCGCTCCGACGACATGGACGTCAACATCACCAAGGAGAAGAAGCTCACCAACATGCGCTCCTCCACGGCCGATGTGACCGAGTCGATCGTCCCGCCGCGCAAGCTGTCGCTGGAGCAGTCCCTGGAGTTCTGCCGCGACGACGAGTGCGTCGAGGTCACCCCGGAGGCGGTGCGCATCCGCAAGGTGAACCTGGACGCCCGTGAGCGGGCCCGCGCCGCGAGCCGCGCCAAGCACGGCTGA
- a CDS encoding ABC transporter family substrate-binding protein yields the protein MSHDGVGPRAVMRSVAFLTAGVLLVPALAGCGSDDEAGKPLAGQDIAPAARARVADGGTLRWAVDSVPETLNTFQADADATTATIAQAVLPSMYRMNDNGRPEINPDYLESAEVVETEPRQVVLYKLNQQAVWSDGREIGAADFAAQWRALSGKDSAYWTARNAGYDRIERIERGKNNLEVKVTFSRTYADWKSLFTPLYPKEVMGTPDAFNDGARTKLKVTAGPFTVQKVDKKKDEVTLVRSQRWWGEPAKLSKIVLVAVGREKRAEALAAGSVDVADVDAATAQRIDLAGRPKGTGTPLQGAKAEGAEDMRALARYEVRKSLEPTYTQLALNGADGPLADERVRRAVARALDRKELAEAVLKPLGLPAQPVGSHLALSGQAAYADNSGALGGQDTKEAEALLADAGWVRGGPLKEPKKKEEKAAGAEGESASPGAGESASPEAGESTSPKAGESAGEDDGTYIVGEDGKAGEDPEGRDHEDDRADPRNLAQDGKQHAGQGGGAQGAYAPKGTAAPGAAAGTLAKDGKPLTLRFVLPSGPGSDTLHRVADRIARMLQRVGIRTETTKVSDASYFKDHIANGEYDLALYSWPASAFPATDARPIYAKPVPAADGSLTVEQNYTRVGTDQVDQLFDQAIATLDEEESRELVRKADSRIWAAAGSIPLYQRPQLTAVRKNLANTGSFGFETPVYQDMGFLKKTAKKTTQAARD from the coding sequence ATGTCCCACGACGGCGTCGGCCCGCGTGCTGTGATGCGCTCGGTCGCCTTCCTCACCGCGGGTGTGCTCCTGGTGCCCGCTCTGGCCGGGTGCGGCTCGGACGACGAGGCCGGCAAGCCGCTGGCCGGTCAGGACATCGCGCCGGCCGCCCGCGCGCGGGTCGCCGACGGCGGCACCCTGCGCTGGGCCGTGGACTCCGTACCGGAGACGCTGAACACCTTCCAGGCCGATGCCGACGCGACCACCGCGACGATCGCTCAGGCCGTGCTGCCGTCGATGTACCGGATGAACGACAACGGGCGGCCGGAGATCAACCCCGACTACCTGGAATCGGCCGAGGTCGTCGAGACCGAGCCGCGCCAGGTGGTCCTCTACAAGCTCAACCAGCAGGCCGTCTGGAGCGACGGGCGGGAGATCGGCGCGGCCGACTTCGCCGCCCAGTGGCGGGCCCTGTCCGGGAAGGACAGCGCCTACTGGACCGCGCGCAACGCCGGGTACGACCGCATCGAGCGGATCGAGCGGGGCAAGAACAACCTGGAGGTCAAGGTCACCTTCAGCCGGACCTACGCCGACTGGAAGTCGCTGTTCACGCCGCTGTACCCGAAGGAGGTCATGGGCACGCCCGACGCCTTCAACGACGGCGCGCGCACCAAGCTCAAGGTCACCGCGGGGCCGTTCACCGTGCAGAAGGTCGACAAGAAGAAGGACGAGGTCACCCTCGTCCGCAGTCAGCGCTGGTGGGGGGAGCCGGCCAAGCTCTCCAAGATCGTGCTGGTGGCCGTGGGGCGCGAGAAGCGGGCCGAGGCGCTGGCCGCCGGGTCCGTGGACGTCGCCGACGTCGACGCCGCCACCGCCCAGCGCATCGACCTCGCCGGACGCCCCAAGGGGACCGGTACGCCGCTCCAGGGCGCGAAGGCGGAGGGCGCCGAGGACATGCGGGCGCTGGCCCGCTACGAAGTCCGCAAGTCGCTGGAACCGACCTACACCCAGCTCGCCCTCAACGGCGCCGACGGCCCGCTCGCCGACGAACGGGTCCGCCGGGCCGTGGCCCGCGCCCTCGACCGCAAGGAACTGGCCGAGGCCGTCCTCAAGCCGCTGGGGCTGCCCGCGCAGCCGGTCGGCAGCCACCTCGCGCTGTCCGGACAGGCCGCGTACGCCGACAACAGCGGGGCGCTCGGGGGGCAGGACACCAAGGAGGCGGAGGCGCTGCTCGCGGACGCCGGGTGGGTGCGGGGCGGGCCGCTGAAGGAGCCGAAGAAGAAGGAGGAGAAGGCGGCGGGGGCCGAGGGGGAGTCGGCGTCGCCGGGAGCCGGGGAGTCGGCGTCGCCGGAAGCCGGGGAGTCAACGTCACCGAAGGCCGGGGAGTCGGCGGGGGAGGACGACGGGACGTACATCGTGGGGGAGGACGGGAAGGCGGGGGAGGACCCCGAGGGACGTGACCACGAGGACGACCGGGCGGACCCGCGGAATCTCGCGCAGGACGGCAAGCAGCACGCCGGGCAGGGGGGCGGGGCGCAAGGGGCGTACGCCCCCAAGGGAACCGCCGCTCCGGGGGCCGCGGCCGGGACGCTGGCCAAGGACGGCAAGCCGCTCACGCTGCGGTTCGTGCTGCCGTCGGGGCCGGGGTCGGACACGCTGCACCGGGTCGCGGACCGCATCGCACGCATGTTGCAGCGGGTGGGGATCCGCACGGAGACCACGAAGGTCTCCGACGCGAGCTACTTCAAGGATCACATCGCCAACGGTGAATACGATCTCGCGCTGTACTCCTGGCCCGCGTCGGCGTTCCCCGCGACCGACGCCCGGCCGATCTACGCCAAGCCGGTACCGGCCGCCGACGGCTCGCTGACCGTCGAGCAGAACTACACGCGGGTCGGCACTGACCAGGTCGACCAGCTCTTCGACCAGGCCATCGCCACGCTGGACGAGGAGGAGTCCCGCGAGCTGGTCCGCAAGGCCGACTCCCGCATCTGGGCCGCCGCCGGCTCCATCCCCCTCTACCAGCGCCCGCAACTCACCGCCGTGCGCAAGAACCTCGCCAACACCGGCTCCTTCGGCTTCGAGACACCCGTCTACCAGGACATGGGCTTCCTGAAGAAGACGGCCAAGAAGACGACGCAGGCGGCCCGGGACTGA
- a CDS encoding fumarate reductase/succinate dehydrogenase flavoprotein subunit, with protein MSVVERQEWDVVVVGAGGAGLRAAIEARERGARTAVICKSLFGKAHTVMAEGGIAAAMANANPHDNWQVHFRDTLRGGKFLNQWRMAELHAQEAPDRVWELETSGALFDRTKDGRISQRNFGGHEYPRLAHVGDRTGLELIRTLQQKIVALQQEDHRETGDYESRLKVFQECTVTRVLKDGSLVSGVFAYERESGRFFVLEAPAVVIATGGIGKSFKVTSNSWEYTGDGHALALLAGAPLLNMEFVQFHPTGMVWPPSVKGILVTESVRGDGGVLRNSDGKRFMFDYIPDVFKEKYAETEDEADRWYDDPDTNRRPPELLPRDEVARAINTEVKEGRGSPHGGVFLDVSTRMPAEVIKRRLPSMYHQFKELADVDITAEAMEVGPTCHYVMGGIAVDSDSAAARGVPGLYAAGEVAGGMHGSNRLGGNSLSDLLVFGRRAGLHAAEYATGTAAARPRVDDAQVDSAAAEALRPFSAEAEIEEPAGGPPENPYTLHQELQQTMNDLVGIIRREAEMKQALEKLAELRVRARRAGVEGHRQFNPGWHLALDLRNMLLVSECVARAALERNESRGGHTREDHPSMDRRWRRINLLCGLTDPTGGLAATDPDRGQITLSRETTEPIRPDLLALFDKEELVKYLTEEELYE; from the coding sequence ATGTCCGTGGTGGAGCGACAGGAGTGGGACGTCGTCGTGGTCGGCGCGGGCGGCGCCGGACTGCGTGCCGCCATCGAGGCCCGCGAACGCGGCGCCCGTACGGCCGTGATCTGCAAGTCGCTGTTCGGCAAGGCGCACACGGTGATGGCCGAGGGCGGTATCGCCGCCGCCATGGCCAACGCCAACCCGCACGACAACTGGCAGGTGCACTTCCGTGACACCCTGCGCGGCGGCAAGTTCCTCAACCAGTGGCGGATGGCCGAGCTGCACGCCCAGGAGGCCCCGGACCGGGTGTGGGAGCTGGAGACCTCGGGCGCCCTGTTCGACCGTACGAAGGACGGCCGGATCTCGCAGCGCAACTTCGGCGGCCACGAGTACCCGCGCCTCGCCCACGTCGGCGACCGCACCGGACTGGAGCTGATCCGCACCCTCCAGCAGAAGATCGTCGCCCTCCAGCAGGAGGACCACCGCGAGACCGGCGACTACGAGTCCCGGCTGAAGGTGTTCCAGGAGTGCACGGTCACGCGCGTCCTCAAGGACGGCTCCCTCGTGAGCGGTGTCTTCGCGTACGAGCGTGAATCCGGCCGTTTCTTCGTCCTGGAAGCCCCCGCCGTGGTGATCGCCACGGGTGGCATCGGCAAGTCCTTCAAGGTCACGTCGAACTCGTGGGAGTACACCGGCGACGGCCACGCGCTGGCGCTGCTGGCCGGGGCACCCCTGCTGAACATGGAGTTCGTGCAGTTCCACCCGACCGGCATGGTCTGGCCGCCCTCGGTGAAGGGCATCCTCGTCACGGAGTCCGTCCGCGGCGACGGCGGCGTGCTGCGCAACTCCGACGGCAAGCGGTTCATGTTCGACTACATCCCGGACGTCTTCAAGGAGAAGTACGCCGAGACCGAGGACGAGGCCGACCGCTGGTACGACGACCCGGACACCAACCGGCGTCCCCCCGAGCTGCTCCCCCGCGACGAGGTCGCCCGGGCCATCAACACCGAGGTCAAGGAGGGCCGGGGCTCCCCGCACGGCGGTGTGTTCCTGGACGTGTCGACGCGGATGCCCGCCGAGGTGATCAAGCGCCGGCTGCCGTCGATGTACCACCAGTTCAAGGAGCTGGCCGACGTCGACATCACCGCCGAGGCGATGGAGGTCGGGCCCACCTGCCACTACGTGATGGGCGGCATCGCCGTCGACTCCGACTCGGCGGCGGCGCGCGGGGTGCCGGGGCTGTACGCGGCCGGTGAGGTGGCCGGCGGTATGCACGGCTCCAACCGGCTCGGCGGGAACTCGCTGTCCGACCTGCTGGTGTTCGGGCGCCGGGCGGGACTGCACGCCGCCGAGTACGCGACCGGGACGGCGGCGGCCCGCCCCCGGGTGGACGACGCGCAGGTGGACTCGGCGGCGGCGGAGGCGCTGCGCCCCTTCTCCGCCGAGGCCGAGATCGAGGAGCCGGCCGGCGGCCCGCCCGAGAACCCGTACACCCTCCACCAGGAACTCCAGCAGACCATGAACGACCTGGTCGGCATCATCCGCCGCGAGGCGGAGATGAAGCAGGCCCTGGAGAAGCTGGCCGAGCTGCGGGTACGGGCCCGGCGCGCGGGCGTGGAGGGCCACCGCCAGTTCAACCCGGGCTGGCATCTCGCCCTGGACCTGCGCAACATGCTGCTGGTCAGCGAGTGCGTGGCGCGGGCCGCGCTGGAGCGCAACGAGTCGCGCGGCGGCCACACCCGCGAGGACCACCCGTCGATGGACCGCAGGTGGCGCCGTATCAACCTGCTCTGCGGGCTCACCGACCCCACGGGCGGCCTGGCGGCCACGGATCCGGACCGGGGCCAGATCACGCTCAGCCGCGAGACCACCGAACCCATCCGTCCCGACCTGCTCGCCCTGTTCGACAAGGAGGAGCTGGTCAAGTACCTCACCGAAGAGGAGCTGTACGAGTGA